The following proteins come from a genomic window of Micromonospora echinofusca:
- a CDS encoding MHYT domain-containing protein, with protein sequence MAEINHFEYGWITPALSYALSVLGSALGLICASRIRTAGSAGQRAWWGTLAAWAIGGTAIWTMHFMAMLGFAVEGTRIRYDVPITVASALIAVVAVGIGLAIVGTGRFSAVRLVAGGLFTGAGVAAMHYTGMAAMRLNGRIDYDTTRVVLSVVIAVVAATVALWLAMTVRRWLAIVGSALLMGVAVNGMHFTGMSAMSVHPHTRQGEVTGAGVSTLLVPIVLAVVFGVVGLVYALLAAPTAEDRAAAAYVGSLREREPAEATAVAAPDPVGLRARSTLGSPGTPFPSRRNDPPR encoded by the coding sequence ATGGCGGAGATAAATCACTTTGAGTACGGGTGGATCACCCCCGCTCTCAGCTACGCGCTCTCGGTGCTGGGCTCGGCCCTGGGGCTGATCTGCGCGAGCCGGATCCGCACCGCGGGCAGCGCCGGCCAACGCGCCTGGTGGGGCACCCTGGCGGCCTGGGCCATCGGCGGTACGGCCATCTGGACCATGCACTTCATGGCGATGCTCGGCTTCGCCGTCGAAGGCACCCGGATCCGGTACGACGTGCCGATCACCGTGGCCAGCGCCCTCATCGCCGTGGTCGCGGTCGGCATCGGTCTGGCCATCGTCGGCACCGGGCGGTTCTCCGCCGTACGGCTTGTCGCCGGGGGCCTGTTCACCGGCGCGGGGGTCGCCGCGATGCACTACACCGGCATGGCCGCCATGCGGCTCAACGGCCGGATCGACTACGACACGACGCGCGTCGTGCTGTCCGTCGTGATCGCGGTGGTCGCGGCCACCGTGGCACTCTGGCTGGCGATGACCGTCCGGCGATGGCTGGCGATCGTCGGCTCGGCGCTGCTGATGGGCGTCGCGGTCAACGGCATGCACTTCACCGGGATGAGCGCCATGTCGGTGCACCCGCACACCCGGCAGGGCGAGGTGACCGGCGCCGGCGTCAGCACCCTGCTCGTGCCGATCGTCCTCGCGGTGGTGTTCGGCGTGGTGGGGCTGGTCTACGCGCTGCTGGCCGCCCCCACCGCCGAGGACCGGGCCGCCGCGGCGTACGTCGGCAGCCTGCGGGAGAGGGAGCCGGCCGAGGCCACGGCGGTGGCGGCACCGGACCCGGTGGGGCTGCGGGCCCGCTCCACGCTCGGCAGCCCCGGCACCCCGTTCCCGTCGCGCCGGAACGACCCGCCACGCTGA
- a CDS encoding DEAD/DEAH box helicase, which yields MSSPAERYAAARRRAAQASQFPALNEFALDLGFDLDDFQREACQALERGSGVLVCAPTGAGKTVVGEFAVHLALRGTPAPADGDATATGAEAAPPRRRKCFYTTPIKALSNQKYHDLVDRYGAAQVGLLTGDNAINGDAPVVVMTTEVLRNMLYAGSATLDGLAYVVMDEVHYLADRFRGGVWEEVIIHLPASVTLVSLSATVSNAEEFADWLVTVRGETAVVVSEHRPVPLWQHMLVGKRMFDLFHDADAARKHDVHPELLRYTRDTMRRLELGEGRSAGPGAGRRGPRWRGPMRPDIVDRLDREGLLPAILFIFSRAGCAAAVQQCLAAGLRLTSPDERAEIRRVVESRVTAIPGEDLTVLGYWEWLDGLERGLAAHHAGMLPVFKEVVEELFVRGLVKAVFATETLALGINMPARCVVLERLVKYNGEAHVDLTPGEYTQLTGRAGRRGIDVEGHAVVVWSPETDPRHVAGLASTRTYPLRSSFRPSYNMAVNLVGTVGAEPARALLESSFAQFQADRSVVGLARQVQRNSETIEAYGAEAACHHGDFDEYFALRVAIGDRERAIARQGQSQRKAAAVASLERLRVGDVIRVPSGRRAGLAVVLDPATGGFGEPRPLVLTQDRWAGRVSPGDFSTPAEVLARIRVPKHFNHRSPAARRDLAAEVSGTGLDRHGGRRGGRSRQAVGEDHRLSQLRTELRRHPCHACPDREEHARWAERRRRLEKDTEELRQRVAGRTGSLARTFDRIVALLTARGYLTPDGTVTDAGRMLGRIWTEADLLVAECLRRGVWDGLSPAELAAAVSVVVFEARRDVDERASLPRGPVAEAVDETLKLWSEIEADEAARGLTGTREPDLGFAWPVYRWARGEALAKVLGSGHEIDGEMPAGDFVRWARQVVDLLGQLADSGGASTELRSTARQAIGAVNRGVLAYHATA from the coding sequence ATGTCGAGCCCCGCCGAGCGGTACGCCGCGGCGCGCCGCCGGGCCGCGCAGGCCTCACAGTTCCCGGCACTCAACGAGTTCGCCCTCGACCTGGGGTTCGATCTCGACGACTTCCAGCGGGAGGCCTGCCAGGCACTGGAGCGCGGCAGCGGCGTGCTGGTGTGCGCCCCGACCGGTGCCGGCAAGACCGTGGTCGGCGAGTTCGCCGTGCACCTGGCGCTGCGCGGCACCCCGGCGCCCGCCGACGGCGACGCGACGGCGACCGGTGCCGAGGCGGCCCCGCCCCGCCGGCGCAAGTGCTTCTACACCACCCCGATCAAGGCCCTGTCGAACCAGAAGTACCACGACCTGGTCGACCGCTACGGCGCCGCGCAGGTCGGGCTGCTCACGGGCGACAACGCCATCAACGGCGACGCCCCGGTGGTGGTGATGACCACCGAGGTGCTGCGCAACATGCTCTACGCCGGCTCGGCCACCCTCGACGGCCTGGCGTACGTGGTGATGGACGAGGTGCACTACCTCGCCGACCGCTTCCGCGGCGGGGTGTGGGAAGAGGTGATCATCCACCTGCCCGCCTCGGTCACGCTGGTCTCCCTGTCGGCCACCGTGTCCAACGCCGAGGAGTTCGCCGACTGGCTGGTCACCGTGCGCGGCGAGACGGCCGTGGTGGTCAGCGAGCACCGCCCGGTGCCGCTGTGGCAGCACATGCTGGTCGGCAAGCGCATGTTCGACCTGTTCCACGACGCCGACGCCGCCCGCAAGCACGACGTGCACCCCGAGCTGCTGCGCTACACCCGCGACACCATGCGCCGACTGGAGCTCGGCGAGGGCCGCAGCGCCGGCCCCGGCGCCGGGCGGCGCGGGCCCCGCTGGCGCGGCCCGATGCGCCCCGACATCGTCGATCGGCTCGACCGCGAGGGGCTGCTGCCGGCCATCCTGTTCATCTTCAGCCGCGCCGGCTGCGCCGCCGCCGTGCAGCAGTGCCTCGCCGCCGGCCTGCGGCTGACCTCTCCCGACGAGCGGGCGGAGATCCGCCGCGTCGTCGAGTCGCGGGTGACCGCCATTCCCGGCGAGGACCTGACCGTCCTCGGCTACTGGGAGTGGCTCGACGGGCTGGAGCGCGGGCTGGCCGCCCACCACGCCGGCATGCTGCCGGTGTTCAAGGAGGTCGTGGAGGAGCTCTTCGTCCGGGGCCTGGTCAAGGCGGTCTTCGCCACCGAGACGCTCGCCCTGGGCATCAACATGCCGGCCCGATGCGTCGTGCTGGAGCGCCTGGTGAAGTACAACGGCGAGGCGCACGTCGACCTGACGCCGGGGGAATACACGCAGCTCACCGGCCGGGCCGGCCGGCGGGGCATCGACGTCGAGGGGCACGCCGTCGTCGTCTGGTCCCCGGAGACCGACCCCCGGCACGTGGCCGGTCTCGCCTCCACCCGCACCTACCCGCTGCGGTCCAGCTTCCGGCCGTCGTACAACATGGCGGTCAACCTGGTCGGCACCGTCGGCGCCGAGCCGGCCCGCGCGCTGCTGGAGTCCTCGTTCGCCCAGTTCCAGGCAGACCGCTCCGTGGTCGGCCTGGCCCGTCAGGTGCAGCGCAACAGCGAGACCATCGAGGCGTACGGCGCGGAGGCGGCCTGCCACCACGGCGACTTCGACGAGTACTTCGCGCTGCGGGTGGCGATCGGCGACCGGGAGCGGGCCATCGCCCGGCAGGGGCAGAGCCAGCGCAAGGCCGCCGCGGTGGCCTCGCTGGAGCGGCTGCGGGTCGGCGACGTGATCCGCGTGCCGTCGGGTCGGCGGGCCGGCCTGGCCGTCGTGCTCGACCCGGCGACCGGCGGCTTCGGTGAGCCCCGGCCGCTGGTGCTCACCCAGGACCGTTGGGCGGGCCGAGTCAGCCCCGGCGACTTCTCGACCCCCGCCGAGGTGCTGGCGCGCATCCGGGTGCCGAAGCACTTCAACCACCGGTCCCCGGCGGCCCGGCGGGACCTGGCCGCCGAGGTCAGCGGCACGGGGCTGGACCGCCACGGCGGCCGGCGGGGTGGCCGCTCCCGGCAGGCGGTCGGCGAGGACCACCGGCTCAGCCAGCTGCGCACCGAGCTGCGCCGGCACCCCTGCCACGCCTGCCCCGACCGCGAGGAGCACGCCCGCTGGGCGGAGCGGCGCCGCCGCCTGGAGAAGGACACCGAGGAGCTGCGCCAGCGGGTGGCCGGCCGGACGGGGTCGCTGGCCCGCACGTTCGACCGGATCGTGGCCCTGCTCACCGCCCGGGGCTACCTGACGCCCGACGGGACGGTGACCGATGCCGGCCGGATGCTCGGCCGGATCTGGACCGAGGCCGACCTGCTGGTCGCCGAGTGCCTGCGACGCGGGGTGTGGGACGGGCTCTCCCCGGCCGAACTGGCGGCGGCGGTCTCGGTGGTGGTCTTCGAGGCCCGCCGCGACGTCGACGAGCGGGCGTCGCTGCCGCGCGGCCCGGTGGCCGAAGCGGTCGACGAGACGCTCAAGCTGTGGAGCGAGATCGAGGCCGACGAGGCGGCCCGCGGCCTCACCGGCACCCGGGAGCCCGACCTCGGCTTCGCCTGGCCGGTCTACCGCTGGGCCCGCGGCGAGGCGCTCGCGAAGGTCCTCGGCAGCGGCCACGAGATCGACGGTGAGATGCCGGCCGGCGACTTCGTCCGGTGGGCGCGGCAGGTGGTCGACCTGCTCGGCCAGCTCGCCGACTCGGGCGGCGCCTCGACGGAACTCAGGTCGACCGCCCGGCAGGCGATCGGCGCCGTGAACCGGGGCGTGCTGGCCTACCACGCCACCGCCTGA
- a CDS encoding HAD family hydrolase, whose translation MPDHAEPPHAPRGADDAVRPDPSRRPVEAVLLDFHGTLAQVEEPREWVLAAAAACGVTLERMRATALADRLLTAGRAGGPLPTRVPPRLTELWADRDLYPHAHRGAYTGLAETVDAGIEGFAEALYERVLVPEGWVPYPDTAPTLAALRAGGVRVAVVSNIGFDIRPHFEAWGLAGLVDAFVLSYEVGRCKPDPGIFLRACGMLGVDPERTLMVGDTPADAGAVAAGCAALVLPTAEAGRANGLGAVLDLAGVGEQS comes from the coding sequence GTGCCGGATCATGCCGAACCGCCCCACGCCCCGCGCGGCGCCGACGACGCCGTCCGTCCGGATCCGTCCCGCCGGCCGGTGGAGGCGGTCCTGCTCGACTTCCACGGCACCCTGGCCCAGGTGGAGGAGCCCCGGGAGTGGGTCCTCGCCGCCGCGGCCGCCTGCGGGGTGACGCTGGAGCGGATGCGGGCCACCGCGCTGGCCGACCGGTTGCTGACCGCCGGCCGGGCGGGCGGGCCGCTGCCGACCCGGGTGCCGCCCCGGCTGACCGAGCTCTGGGCCGACCGGGATCTCTACCCGCACGCCCACCGGGGCGCCTACACGGGGCTCGCCGAGACCGTGGACGCGGGCATCGAGGGCTTCGCCGAGGCGCTCTACGAGCGGGTGCTGGTGCCCGAGGGTTGGGTGCCCTACCCGGACACCGCCCCGACCCTGGCCGCGCTGCGCGCCGGGGGCGTACGGGTCGCGGTGGTCAGCAACATCGGTTTCGACATCCGGCCGCACTTCGAGGCGTGGGGGCTGGCCGGGCTCGTCGACGCGTTCGTGCTGTCGTACGAGGTGGGGCGCTGCAAGCCCGACCCGGGCATCTTCCTGCGCGCCTGCGGGATGCTCGGCGTCGACCCGGAGCGGACGCTGATGGTCGGTGACACCCCGGCCGACGCGGGCGCCGTGGCGGCCGGGTGCGCGGCGCTGGTGCTGCCGACCGCCGAGGCGGGCCGGGCCAACGGCCTGGGTGCCGTGCTGGACCTGGCCGGGGTCGGCGAGCAGAGCTAA
- a CDS encoding DUF4037 domain-containing protein — protein sequence MTFVAGLTLGRRFHDEVLAPILRRRLSDLPYAAGLLDGGSELLGLDTPRSTDHDWGPRGQLFVAAPDAARIPALRAALDADLPAEFLGWPTRFTGHGRLGVADRAGSRHGVTVHELGGWWHDRLGFDPAGGVGTADWLATPTQRLAEVTGGAIFHDGLDGALTVARAALAWYPDDVWRHVLAAAWTRVAQAEHLPGRCAESGDELGSRVVAAGLARDLMRLGLLLHRRWPPYDKWLGTVFARLPDAAPVVAALADALGPADWREREDGLVRALAAVAAWTDGTGLAAPVRARPRPFHARPFLVLDAGRLAAALRAAIIDPALRARVPLGAVDQYVDSVDVLTHAHRVRRLAAALPPVADGAD from the coding sequence GTGACGTTCGTTGCCGGCCTGACGCTGGGCCGCCGGTTCCACGACGAGGTGCTGGCGCCGATCCTGCGTCGTCGCCTTTCCGACCTGCCGTACGCGGCCGGTCTGCTCGACGGCGGCTCGGAACTGCTCGGCCTGGACACCCCGCGCTCCACCGACCACGACTGGGGCCCGCGGGGGCAGCTCTTCGTCGCCGCGCCGGACGCGGCGCGCATCCCGGCCCTGCGCGCGGCGCTGGACGCGGACCTGCCGGCGGAGTTTCTCGGCTGGCCGACCCGGTTCACCGGGCACGGGCGGCTCGGGGTGGCCGACCGGGCGGGCAGCCGCCACGGCGTCACGGTCCACGAGCTGGGCGGCTGGTGGCACGACCGGCTGGGCTTCGACCCGGCCGGCGGCGTCGGCACGGCCGACTGGCTGGCCACCCCGACGCAGCGGCTGGCCGAGGTGACCGGCGGCGCGATCTTCCACGACGGCCTCGACGGCGCGCTGACCGTGGCCCGGGCGGCCCTGGCGTGGTATCCGGACGACGTGTGGCGGCACGTGCTCGCCGCCGCGTGGACCCGCGTCGCGCAGGCCGAGCACCTGCCCGGCCGCTGCGCGGAGAGCGGCGACGAGCTGGGCAGCCGGGTGGTCGCCGCCGGGCTGGCCCGGGACCTGATGCGGCTCGGCCTGCTGCTGCACCGCCGCTGGCCCCCGTACGACAAGTGGCTCGGCACGGTGTTCGCCCGGCTGCCGGACGCGGCGCCCGTCGTCGCGGCCCTGGCCGACGCGCTCGGCCCGGCGGACTGGCGGGAGCGGGAGGACGGGCTGGTCCGGGCGCTGGCGGCGGTCGCCGCCTGGACCGACGGCACCGGCCTGGCGGCGCCGGTGCGCGCCCGGCCCCGGCCGTTTCACGCCCGGCCGTTCCTGGTCCTGGACGCGGGTCGCCTCGCCGCCGCGCTACGCGCCGCCATCATCGACCCGGCCCTGCGCGCGCGTGTGCCGCTCGGCGCGGTCGACCAGTACGTCGACAGCGTGGACGTGCTGACCCACGCGCACCGGGTCCGCCGGCTCGCCGCCGCGCTGCCGCCGGTGGCGGACGGCGCCGACTGA
- a CDS encoding M24 family metallopeptidase, which translates to MASDELYPPRRLADAQRATAAAGLDALLLTPGSDLRYLTGYDAHEGERLTCLVLPAQGEPTLIVPTLERPAAEASPAPATGVRIVDHADGTDPYPLLVAALGGPVAAVGLADRMWAEQVLALRAALPGAAQRLASEVLREMRLRKSPAEVAALAEAGAAIDAVHRRMGEWLRPGRTEAEVGADIAAAIRAAGHVSVDFVIVAAGPNGASPHHGTSGRPIGAGEPVVVDIGGTMPSGYRSDCTRTYVAGAPAPAEFVDYYAVLHAAQRAAVAAVRPGVTAEDVDAAAREPIAAAGFGAAFLHRTGHGIGLDGHEEPYVVAGNARPLEAGMAFSVEPGIYLAGRHGARIEDIVVCAPDGVQRLNTTPTELIAL; encoded by the coding sequence GTGGCATCCGACGAGTTGTATCCGCCCCGACGGCTGGCCGACGCCCAGCGCGCCACCGCCGCCGCCGGCCTGGACGCGCTGCTGCTCACCCCCGGCTCCGACCTGCGCTACCTGACCGGCTACGACGCCCACGAGGGGGAGCGGCTCACCTGCCTGGTGCTGCCCGCGCAGGGGGAGCCGACCCTGATCGTGCCCACCCTGGAGCGGCCGGCCGCCGAGGCGTCCCCGGCACCCGCCACCGGCGTACGCATCGTCGACCACGCCGACGGCACCGACCCGTACCCGCTGCTCGTCGCCGCCCTCGGCGGACCGGTGGCGGCGGTCGGGCTGGCCGACCGGATGTGGGCCGAGCAGGTCCTGGCCCTGCGCGCGGCGCTGCCCGGCGCCGCCCAGCGGCTGGCCTCCGAGGTGCTGCGCGAGATGCGCCTGCGAAAGTCCCCGGCCGAGGTCGCGGCGCTGGCCGAGGCGGGCGCGGCGATCGACGCCGTGCACCGGCGGATGGGGGAGTGGCTGCGGCCGGGGCGCACCGAGGCGGAGGTGGGCGCCGACATCGCCGCGGCGATCCGGGCCGCCGGCCACGTGAGCGTGGACTTCGTGATCGTCGCCGCCGGCCCGAACGGCGCCAGCCCGCACCACGGCACCTCCGGCCGGCCGATCGGCGCCGGCGAGCCCGTCGTCGTGGACATCGGCGGGACGATGCCCTCGGGCTACCGCTCCGACTGCACCCGCACCTACGTCGCCGGCGCCCCGGCGCCGGCCGAGTTCGTCGACTACTACGCGGTGCTGCACGCCGCCCAGCGCGCCGCGGTGGCCGCGGTCCGCCCCGGGGTGACCGCCGAGGACGTCGACGCGGCGGCCCGCGAACCGATCGCCGCCGCGGGGTTCGGCGCGGCCTTCCTGCACCGCACCGGCCACGGCATCGGCCTGGACGGCCACGAGGAGCCCTACGTGGTGGCCGGCAACGCCCGCCCGCTGGAGGCGGGGATGGCGTTCTCCGTCGAACCGGGCATCTACCTGGCGGGCCGCCACGGCGCCCGTATCGAGGACATCGTCGTCTGCGCCCCGGACGGCGTGCAACGGCTCAACACCACCCCCACGGAGCTCATCGCGCTATGA
- a CDS encoding acyl-CoA dehydrogenase family protein: protein MTVDRILPTDEAHDLLDLATELADRELAPRAAGFEERAEFPREVLRTLGRAGLLGLPYAEEHGGAAQPYEVYLQVLEILASRWLAVAEAVSVHTLSCYPLAQFGTDEQRKLLPAMVGGELLGAYCLSEPQGGSDAAALTTRAVRDGDAYLVDGTKAWITHAQVADFYNIFCRTGGPGPKGISCLLADRDTPGIAPQAAERTMGLRASPVAQIAFDSARVPAERLIGGEGAGFTIAMSALDSGRLGIAACAVGLAQAALDYAVGYARERQQFGKAIIDFQGLGFTLADLATQISAARALTLAAARLRDAGRPYSIEAAKAKLFATDVAMRVTTDAVQVLGGAGYVADHPVERYMREAKVLQIVEGTNQIQRLVISRALAKG from the coding sequence ATGACTGTCGACCGGATCCTCCCCACCGACGAGGCCCACGACCTGCTCGACCTCGCCACCGAACTCGCCGACCGGGAGTTGGCGCCACGGGCCGCCGGGTTCGAGGAACGCGCGGAGTTCCCCCGCGAGGTGCTGCGCACCCTCGGGCGGGCCGGCCTGCTCGGCCTGCCGTACGCCGAGGAGCACGGCGGCGCCGCCCAGCCCTACGAGGTGTACCTCCAGGTGCTGGAGATCCTGGCCAGCCGCTGGCTCGCGGTCGCCGAGGCGGTCAGCGTGCACACGCTGTCCTGCTACCCCCTGGCGCAGTTCGGCACCGACGAGCAGCGCAAGCTGCTGCCCGCCATGGTCGGCGGGGAGCTGCTCGGGGCGTACTGCCTGTCGGAGCCGCAGGGCGGCTCGGACGCCGCCGCGCTGACGACGAGGGCGGTACGCGACGGCGACGCCTACCTGGTCGACGGCACCAAGGCGTGGATCACCCACGCCCAGGTGGCGGACTTCTACAACATCTTCTGCCGTACCGGCGGGCCCGGCCCGAAGGGCATCTCCTGCCTGCTGGCCGACCGCGACACGCCGGGCATCGCGCCGCAGGCGGCCGAGCGCACGATGGGGCTGCGCGCCTCCCCGGTGGCGCAGATCGCCTTCGACTCGGCCCGGGTGCCGGCCGAGCGGCTGATCGGCGGGGAGGGGGCGGGCTTCACCATCGCGATGTCCGCGCTCGACTCGGGGCGCCTCGGCATCGCCGCCTGCGCGGTGGGGCTGGCCCAGGCGGCGCTGGACTACGCGGTCGGCTACGCCCGGGAACGCCAGCAGTTCGGCAAGGCGATCATCGACTTCCAGGGGCTGGGGTTCACCCTCGCCGACCTGGCGACCCAGATCTCCGCGGCCCGGGCGTTGACGCTGGCCGCGGCCCGGCTGCGTGACGCTGGCCGGCCGTACTCGATCGAGGCGGCGAAGGCGAAGCTTTTCGCCACCGACGTGGCGATGCGGGTGACCACCGACGCGGTGCAGGTGCTGGGCGGGGCCGGCTACGTGGCCGACCACCCGGTGGAGCGCTACATGCGCGAGGCCAAGGTGCTCCAGATCGTGGAGGGCACCAACCAGATCCAGCGGCTGGTCATCTCCCGGGCGCTGGCGAAGGGCTGA
- a CDS encoding TetR/AcrR family transcriptional regulator: MITETSPRDRIVRAAAALLAEGGRAAVSTRAVGRAAGVQAPTIYRQFGDMRGLLDAAASYGFAAYLHAQAAGDLAGDPVDDLRRGWDLHVGFGVTNPAFHALMYADPRPGETPTATRVAADILRQLVQRVAETGRLRTGVDEATEMLHATACGVTLSLIRTPPPQRDPALSTRTREAVLAALVSDSAAARATSRADRPLRHAVALRAALDTLTTDLTTAERTLLAEWLDRMTRSTP, translated from the coding sequence ATGATCACCGAGACGTCGCCCCGGGACCGGATCGTCCGGGCCGCCGCAGCGCTGCTCGCCGAGGGAGGCCGCGCGGCGGTCTCCACCCGGGCGGTCGGGCGGGCGGCGGGAGTGCAGGCGCCCACGATCTACCGCCAGTTCGGCGACATGCGGGGGCTGCTGGACGCGGCGGCCAGCTACGGGTTCGCCGCGTACCTGCACGCCCAGGCGGCCGGCGACCTCGCCGGCGACCCCGTCGACGACCTGCGCCGGGGCTGGGACCTGCACGTCGGCTTCGGGGTGACCAACCCGGCGTTCCACGCCCTCATGTACGCCGACCCACGCCCCGGCGAGACCCCGACCGCGACCCGGGTCGCCGCCGACATCCTGCGCCAGCTCGTGCAGCGGGTCGCCGAGACGGGCCGGCTGCGCACGGGCGTCGACGAGGCGACCGAGATGCTGCACGCCACCGCGTGCGGGGTGACCCTCAGCCTGATCCGGACCCCGCCCCCGCAGCGCGATCCGGCCCTGTCGACCCGTACCCGGGAGGCGGTGCTCGCCGCACTGGTCAGCGACTCCGCCGCCGCCCGGGCGACCTCCCGGGCCGACCGTCCGCTCCGGCACGCGGTGGCGCTGCGCGCCGCCCTGGACACGCTCACCACGGACCTCACCACCGCCGAACGCACCCTGCTGGCCGAATGGCTGGACCGCATGACCAGATCCACCCCCTGA
- a CDS encoding glycosyl hydrolase family 18 protein, with amino-acid sequence MPSSLPRLRSALAAGLTPAPAQAAALPDGFRSVGYLPSWTGDVNAVQYGKLTHVNYAFVLPNGDGTLRPVENPAKLSQLVSRGHASNVKVSIAIGGWNNGDDSAFEALATNAGSRTTFVNNVVAFVNQYGLDGVDMDWEYPDPGASATNYTALMQQLAGALHSRGKLLTAAVVSEGWYAEGVQPAVFGHVDWLNIMAYDGGSPHANYDWSINAVNYWKSRGLPARKAVLGVPFYSRPGYHTYASLVAMDPANANRDCTTVGGTQQCYNGVPTVRRKTQWAMANAGGMMNWELSQDTTGATSLVSAIYDVATGGSIPPPAGRTGPITGIGGKCVDVAAANTANGTAVQLYACNGTNAQSWTVGTDGTLRALGKCADVASGSTANGAKVQLWECNGTGAQVWQAQSNGTLRNPQAGKCLDATGDSSADGTRLQIWDCFGGANQVGRLPA; translated from the coding sequence ATGCCCTCATCGCTGCCCCGCCTCAGGTCGGCCCTCGCCGCCGGCCTGACCCCCGCCCCCGCGCAGGCCGCCGCGCTGCCCGACGGCTTCCGCAGCGTGGGTTACCTGCCGTCGTGGACCGGCGACGTCAACGCCGTGCAGTACGGCAAGCTCACCCACGTCAACTACGCATTCGTGCTGCCCAACGGCGACGGCACGCTGCGTCCGGTGGAGAACCCCGCCAAGCTCTCCCAGCTGGTCTCCCGCGGCCACGCCAGCAACGTCAAGGTGTCGATCGCGATCGGCGGCTGGAACAACGGCGACGACTCCGCCTTCGAGGCGCTCGCCACGAACGCCGGCAGCCGCACGACGTTCGTCAACAACGTCGTCGCCTTCGTCAACCAGTACGGCCTCGACGGCGTCGACATGGACTGGGAGTACCCCGACCCGGGCGCCTCGGCCACCAACTACACGGCGCTGATGCAGCAGCTGGCCGGCGCCCTGCACAGCCGGGGCAAGCTGCTCACCGCCGCCGTCGTCTCCGAGGGCTGGTACGCCGAGGGCGTGCAGCCCGCCGTGTTCGGCCACGTGGACTGGCTCAACATCATGGCGTACGACGGCGGCAGCCCACACGCCAACTACGACTGGTCGATCAACGCCGTCAACTACTGGAAGTCCCGGGGCCTGCCCGCCCGCAAGGCGGTGCTCGGCGTGCCGTTCTACAGCCGGCCCGGCTACCACACCTACGCCTCGCTGGTCGCCATGGACCCGGCCAACGCCAACCGCGACTGCACCACGGTCGGCGGGACCCAGCAGTGCTACAACGGCGTCCCCACCGTCAGGCGCAAGACCCAGTGGGCCATGGCCAACGCCGGCGGCATGATGAACTGGGAACTCAGCCAGGACACCACCGGGGCCACCTCCCTGGTCAGCGCCATCTACGACGTCGCCACCGGCGGCAGCATCCCGCCGCCCGCCGGGCGGACCGGCCCGATCACCGGGATCGGCGGCAAGTGCGTCGACGTGGCCGCCGCGAACACCGCCAACGGCACCGCCGTGCAGCTCTACGCCTGCAACGGCACGAACGCCCAGAGCTGGACGGTGGGCACCGACGGCACGCTGCGCGCCCTCGGCAAGTGCGCCGACGTGGCCAGCGGCTCCACCGCCAACGGCGCCAAGGTGCAGCTGTGGGAATGCAACGGCACCGGCGCCCAGGTCTGGCAGGCCCAGTCCAACGGCACGCTACGCAACCCGCAGGCCGGCAAGTGCCTCGACGCCACCGGCGACAGCTCCGCCGACGGCACCCGATTGCAGATCTGGGACTGCTTCGGCGGCGCCAACCAGGTCGGGCGGCTGCCCGCCTGA
- a CDS encoding 5'-3' exonuclease: MAHRPPILLIDAPSLYFRAYFGIPESAARAADGSPVNAVRGFLDMLASLIRTRRPDRMVCAMDHDWRPDWRVALLPSYKAHRVAPEGGEVVPDTLSPQVPLILEVLDAVGITHVGAAGYEADDVLGTLSVTQPAPVEVVSGDRDLFQLVDDARPVRLLYVGRGVAKLDDCDDAAVRARYGVPANRYADFAALRGDPSDGLPGVAGVGEKTAARLVERYGDVAGILAALDDPGSGFAPGLRTKLAAARDYLAVAPKVVRVALDVPLPELPTALPTAPADPERLLELAGEWNLAGSARRLVDALAQRA, encoded by the coding sequence GTGGCACACCGACCCCCGATCCTGCTCATCGACGCGCCCAGTCTCTACTTCCGGGCCTACTTCGGCATTCCCGAGTCGGCGGCCCGCGCCGCCGACGGCAGCCCCGTCAACGCGGTGCGCGGCTTCCTCGACATGCTGGCGAGCCTGATCCGCACCCGTCGGCCCGACCGGATGGTCTGCGCGATGGACCACGACTGGCGGCCCGACTGGCGGGTGGCGCTGCTGCCGTCCTACAAGGCGCACCGGGTGGCCCCCGAGGGCGGCGAGGTGGTGCCCGACACGCTCAGCCCGCAGGTCCCGCTGATCCTGGAGGTGCTCGACGCCGTCGGGATCACCCACGTCGGCGCGGCCGGCTACGAGGCCGACGACGTGCTCGGCACCCTCTCGGTGACGCAGCCGGCGCCGGTCGAGGTGGTCTCCGGCGACCGGGACCTGTTCCAGCTCGTCGACGACGCCCGCCCCGTGCGGCTGCTCTACGTCGGGCGGGGCGTGGCCAAGCTGGACGACTGCGACGACGCCGCGGTGCGCGCCCGCTACGGGGTGCCGGCGAACCGGTACGCCGACTTCGCCGCCCTGCGGGGCGATCCCAGCGACGGGCTGCCCGGAGTGGCGGGCGTGGGCGAGAAGACGGCCGCCCGGCTGGTCGAGCGCTACGGCGACGTGGCGGGCATCCTGGCCGCCCTGGACGACCCGGGCTCGGGCTTCGCCCCCGGGCTGCGCACCAAGCTCGCCGCCGCGCGGGACTACCTGGCGGTCGCGCCGAAGGTGGTCCGGGTCGCCCTCGACGTGCCGCTGCCCGAGCTGCCCACCGCGCTGCCGACCGCCCCGGCCGACCCCGAGCGGCTGCTGGAGCTGGCGGGCGAGTGGAACCTGGCCGGCTCGGCGCGCCGCCTCGTCGACGCCCTCGCGCAGCGGGCCTAG